A region of the Pleurocapsa minor HA4230-MV1 genome:
AAAATTAATTTGTTGTCACAATTAAGGAGAGCTTAATGCTTGACGCTTTTTCCAGAGCCGTAGTAAGTGCAGATAGCAAGACTGCTTGCATAGGCGGAGACGAACTACAATCTCTAAAAAACTTTATTTCTGAAGGAAACAAACGTTTAGACGCTGTTAACACAATTGCTAGTAACGCTAGTTGTATTGTGTCTGATGCTGTTGCGGGTATGATTTGTGAAAACCAAGGCTTGATTCAAGCTGGTGGTAACTGCTATCCTAACCGTCGCATGGCTGCTTGTTTGCGCGATGGCGAAATCGTTTTACGTTACATCACTTACGCTCTATTATCTGGTGATGCTTCCGTACTAGAAGATCGTTGCTTGAACGGATTGAAAGAAACTTACACTGCTCTTGGTGTACCTTTACAATCTACTGGTCGTGCTGTTGGTATCATGAAAGCAGCTTCCTTGGCTCACATCAATAACACCAACACCGAAGCTAATGGTGGCAAAAGATTCCGCAGAATGGAAATGAAAGATGGCGATTGTTCTGCAATCACTTCTGAAGCTGCAAGCTACTTTGACAGAGTAATTTCTGCCCTTAGCTAGTTTTTTGTTTAGTCTCAATGTGGTCAGCTTTTGGCACGAGCATTGAAAACTTACCATAATTTAATTTCAAGCAATTCAGGAGATAATTAATCAATGAAATCTGTTGTAACTACAGTTGTTACTGCTGCTGATGCGGCGGGACGCTTTCCCACTACTTCTGACTTAGAGTCAGTCCAAGGTAGTCTTCAACGTGCTGCTGCTCGTATGGAAGCTGCTGAAAAACTAGCTGGTAACATCGATCAAGTTGCTCAAGAAGCTTACGATGCTGCTATCAAAAAGTATTCTTACTTGAACAACGATGGTGAAGCTAACTCCAATGACACCTTCAAAAGCAAGTGTCTGCGTGATGTTAAGCACTACATGCGCTTAGTAAACTACTGTCTAGTTGTCGGTGGTACTGGCCCTCTAGATGAGTGGGGTATTGCTGGACAGCGTGAAGTATATCGTTCTTTGAACTTACCTACTGCTCCTTACGTAGAAGCTTTGACTTTTGCTCGTAACCGTGGTTGCGCTCCTCGCGATATGTCTTCTCAAGCATTAGTTGAATATAATTCTCTATTAGACTACGTAATCAACTCTCTTTCTTAAGAGTTTGGTTTAAGAGTTTAATTTTCTCTTATAGACAGATAATATTAAATATTTCTGTTTAAATAATGAGGGCTTTAGGTCTGTTGCTGTGACTTTAAGAGGTTTTGGTATCAGTCTTAAAGCTCTTGTTGTTTATGTAATATCAAGTAATGACTAATGACTATTGACGCTTTATTTGAAAAACTGAAGCATCCCAATCCCAACCTACGCTTTAAAGCGATGTGGGAAATAGCCGAGGCGAAAGATGAAAACACGATTCCTCGTCTGATGAGCATTCTCGATCAAGAGGATGTATCCTATCGTAGAGCAGCAGTAAAAACTTTAGGTGTAATTGGTGCGGAAGTAGTTCCTCCTGTGGTAGATGCACTGCTAAACAGCGACAACCCTACAGTACGCTCTAGCTGTGCTAAGGTGCTAGCACAAATCACCGTTAATCATCCAGATGTACCAATGCCCGAAGAAGGTATCCAAGGATTAAAGCAAGCATTAAACGATCCTAATCCTGTAGTTAACATACCTGCGGTGATGACATTGGGTGAAATCGGCTCGCCAGTATTTGACCTTTTAGTAGAGACTTTAAACACCACTGACAACATCGTGGTTCAAATGTCGATCATTAATGCTTTAGGCTCGATGGGGGATGAAAGAGGAGTAGAAGTTTTAAGGCATCTGAGTCAAAATCAATCTGCCGATCCCTATCTTCAAGAATCTGCAACTAGCGCTCTATCTCGTTTAGAGATGGTGATTAAATACAAAAGCTAATTAATCAAAAGTTTTTTTAAAATTCAGGGAAAGCTAAGAGTATGTTTAAACAACTGCTCTCGGTATTTCTCGAATCTCGTTGTGAATTTTGTCACCGCACTACTTCTAATAGCCTGTGCGAATATTGTTGGCAAAAACTCTCTAGTCATCAATTAAAAAAAAGCGATCGCCTTCAACTCAATCGGACTCAAGCTGTATTTGCCTGGGGTAGGTATGACGGACAGTTAAAAAGAGCGATCGCCTTGATGAAGTACCAAGGGAAACCAGAAATTGGTAGTGTCTTGGGAACTCTTTTAGGACAAGCTTGGCTAGAGAGTAAACCAATTAAACTTCCGTCCAAAGTAACTGTCGTGCCGATTCCGCTACACCGCAATAAGCAGAAGGTGCGTGGCTTTAATCAGGCAGAAGTGATGGCGAAAAGTTTTTGTCAAATTACAGGATATAAATTAAATACTCAGGCTTTAATTCGGATTAAAGAAACCGAAGCGATGTTCAATCTGCAAACCTTAGCAGCAAGAGCTAAAAATTTACAGGGTGCATTACAAATAGGCGCGAAACTGCCCAAATATCCTGTTTTACTGCTAGATGATATTTACACCACAGGAACTACTGTTAAAGAATCAATTAAAGTATTGCAACAGAATAAAATTGAGGTTATTGGTGTGGCGGTAGCAGCGAAAGCAGGTAAATGATACTAAATCCTGTTGGTATACAACATTTAAAAGTTGAGCAAAGGTAATGGGTAATGGGTAATGGGTAATAGGTAATAAAGTTTCAGCTTTATCTCATTCATTTCTAAACAATAAAAGTATTTGTCTCAGGGGGAACATCCTGCCAACGTCCTTCACCTACTGCCCTGACTGCTTCTTTAAGACTCACATCTCCCGTATAGATTGCCCGACCAACAATTACGCCTGTAACTCCTATTGGTTCGAGGCTCAGAAGACTCAATAAGTCGGTTAGGGAGCTTACACCACCAGAGGCAATTACGGGAATCTCAATTGCTTGCGCTAATTCCCTGAGTGCATCCATGTTAGGCCCCGATAAAGTACCATCACGATGAATATCGGTATAAATAATTGCTGCTGCCCCTTGTTGAGCCATCCGTTGGGCTAAATCTGTGGCTGCGACTTCAGAAGTTTCTAACCATCCCCTAGTTGCTACCATGCCGTTACGGGCATCAATGCCAACCACAATTTGATTGGGAAACTCTTGACATAATTCTGTGACTAGCTCTGGTTTTTCGACTGCTACAGTACCCAAAATAGCTTGCTGAACTCCTGTTTTGAGTAATCGATCAACTCCTGCGCGATCGCGTAAACCACCGCCAACCTGGACGGGAATATCGATCGCTTTGGCGATCGCCTCAATCACTGATAAATTAACTGATTTACCTTCTTTTGCTCCGTCTAAATCGACTACATGGAGTCTGGTTGCCCCTTCTGCTGCCCATTGAAGAGCAACTTCTACAGGATTATCGTTGAAAACTGAAGCCTGATTATAATCGCCTTGATAAAGACGGACACATTTACCGTCTAGTAAATCTATTGCTGGGATGACTTGCATGATTACTGGTTACTGATTACTGATTACTGTTATTAAACATGAGAATACATTTGCTCTGCCCAAAGTTGTACTGACTCGGAGAATAAGGAATGATAGTTTTGTAGTTCGATATTATTCATTCCCAAGCGTCGAGCTTTATCAAATAGGTAGACCAGCGATCGCGTTGCTGCTTCGGCTGCTTGAGGAGTTTCAGGATTGGCTTTTAATAAGGCTTCTAATTCTTTTTTGATGGGGATGAGGGACTCGCGATCGCGACTATTGGAAAAGGGACGGGCTGGAGTCTCTTCTTCTTCTAATAGTTGTCCTTCAGGGGGGACATAGGTATGAGTCTTAGCGTCATAGGCTAATACCTCTCCTGTTTCGATGTTGTAAACCCAGGCATAGATCTTGAGTTTGCCTTGATGTAGTCTAGTTCTGACGATGGGATAGGTTTTGAGATTATCGATCTGAATCAGGACATTTTCTGCCACCAACATATCCATCAAATCTTCATCGTTATAGTTAGAATAGTTTTCCAGCACTAGACGGCGAGTTGCTTCGGCATGTTTGAGCCAATCGTAAACCAGAGGCATATCTTTTTGCAGTTTATTGAGCTTCAATAACCCTTTCATCGCGCCACAGTTAGAATGTCCGCAGACAACTACCTGCTCGATACCCAAGGCGTTAATGGCATACTCAATTGTGCCACCTTCCCCACCATTGGCAGCACCATAGGGAGGAATAATATTGCCTGCGTTACGAATGACAAATAGTTCTCCCATATCAGTATTAGTGATTAAGTTGGGATCGACCCTAGAGTCTGAACAGGCAATGAATAGCACCCTCGGCTTTTGACCATGAGCAAGCTGCTCTAATAGCTCTTGATGACTACTGACATATGTTTGCCTGAATTTATCTAGTCCGCGAATTAGCTTTTTCACTCTTTACCTATTTGCCAAAAAATCGTCAACTTTAAGTTCTATTATCTAATAAAAGCTCAAAAGATTAAATCTAACTTCAAAATCCAAGTTTTAATTTTGGCGATCGCAGAATTTACTTGAATATTAAAATCATGTGTTGCACTCTTTTTCACCGATCGGCTGGGGATGAAGCTGTTTTTAAAGTTCAGAATCTGGGAATTGATACATACTTGTAAACGCAAATTAATTAACTTTTCTACCGCATATTAATCTCCCCGATATCTACAGTTTTTGAAAGTGTTAAAATCCATTCAACCACAGAAATTATATCCGCCAGAGGAATCGGAACTTGTTGCGAAAATCTGCCCTCCTCAATATCTGCCACCACTTCTTCTGTAGCAACATTACCAGGGTTAATAACTGTAATACCTATTTTGTAATCAAATAATGCTAACTTTAATGCTTGCGCTGCTCCTCTCAAGCCAAACTTTGAGGCTGTGTTAGCCACCTCAATTGATGCTGAATTATCCAACCCAGATAGTGAGCCAATAAATATCGCTCTTGGGTTGTCGGATTTAATCAGATTTTTGGTAAGCTGTTTAGTCAGTTCGATGGGAGCAATAGTATTTACTGCTATCACATAGCGAGTTTCTCGATCGGAACTTTGCATAAAGTTGTATTGTTCTGTAAATGCTCCGTCTTCCCAAACTCCCCCCATGAATAATAGGGCATCCAATTTAGATTCACCAATAGTATCGGCAACTAATTTTATGCCTTCTGGAGTGGAAATATCTGCTTGAATCCATTCTCCTGCGACTGGCTGGCTTCTTGAGACGGAAACCACATAATCACCTTTTTGAACAAAATGTTGAGTTACAGCCGCACCAATACCTCGACTAGCTCCTATAACAACGATTCGCTTTTTCTCTAACTGCATTTCCAGCTTTTGTAATTGTCAATAGTTTTAATACTTCTGGTACTTCTTGATTGAATTGATTGAAAATTAAAATGAAATATAGTCATTCCAAATAAAAAACATGCGATCTTGTAGGGACGATTCGCGAATCGCCCCTACTACCTACTACCTACTACCTACTACCTACTACCCACTACCCACTATTTAATCTCAACCCATCAATTCAAACTTAACGATCTACTAAGCAGCATCTAATAATCCGCTATGTCTTAATAAAGGCTCAGTTTGTGGCTCTCTACCTCGGAAAGATTGAAATACTTCCATCGGGTGTAAGCTACCACCGAGAGACAGAACAGTATCTTTAAAACGTTTACCTACAGTTTTCACTGCTGTTTCATTCTCCAGACCAACTTCTTCAAAAGCAGCAAAGGCATCGGCGCTTAAAACTTCCGCCCATTTGTAGCTATAGTATCCTGCTGCATATCCGCCAGCAAAAATATGTCCAAAAGAACAAAGGAAATTGTCTTCAGGAATGGGTTGTAGGACGCTAGTAGTTTTAGCTAGGCGATCGCGCACATCATTAGGAGTTTCTGTTCCTCCTGGTTCATAATTAGAATGGAGTTCCATATCTAACATCCCAAAATGCAGTTGGCGCAGCATTCCTGAGCCACTCATATAGTTTTTCGCAGCAACTAACTTTTGATAATATGCTTCAGGCAAAGTTTCGCCAGTTTGATAGTGTTTTGCCATGCCGAAAAGAGTCGGGCGATCGTAACACCAGTTTTCCATAAACTGACTGGGTAACTCTACTGCATCCCATTCCACGTTATTGATTCCCGCTGCACCGACATAATCAATGGTAGTCAACATATGCTGTAAACCATGACCAAATTCATGAAAGAGGGTAGTTACCTCACCAAAAGTCATCAAGCTAGGTTTGTCGTCCACAGGAGGAGTTTGGTTACAGGTGAGATATGCCACTGGTAAACGAGTTTCTGTCTTACCTTCTACAGTCATTTTTGCTCGACTAACACAGTCATTCATCCACGCACCACCACGTTTTTCGGCGGGACGAGAATAAGGATCGAGATAGAAAAAGGCGATCGCTCCATTTTCATCAGCTATCTTAAAGTAGCGTACATCTTCGTGCCATACAGGTGCTTCCCCATCGGCTGCGGTAATGGTTACGTCAAAGATACGGTTAGCTAAACCAAATAAACCATCCAAAACTTTAGGTAAAGAGAAGTAAGGACGCAATTCTTCCTCATTAAAGTCAAATTTAGCTTCTCGCTGCTTCTCTGCCCAATAACTTACATCCCAATGCTTAAGATCTTCTTGTCCTGCAAAAGCTTTCAACTCTTCAAATTCTTTAACTGCTGCATCATAACTAGCACCTCGCAGATCATCCTGTAGCTTTTGGACTGCATCTACATCAGTCGCCATTTTTTTAGCTAAACTCAATTCCGCAAAATTAGCAAAACCGAGAATATTTGCTTTTTCTTTTCTTAATTCTAAAATGCGATCGATATTGCCACGATTATCCAATTCACCACTAGCAGCACGAGAGACAAAAGCTTTATATAGTTTTTCCCGCAATTCCCGATTTGTGGCATATTTCATGTAGGGAACATAACTAGGATAATCCAAAGTAACTACCCAAGGGCCATTTTCAGCAGTTGCGTCTTCATCGCCTTCAGCTTTAGCAGTTTGCGCCATCAAGCCCAAAGCACTAGGAGGTAAGCCTTCCACGTCTTTTTTATCAGTCAGCTTAAGTTTAAAAGCCTTAGTCGCATCCAAGACATTATTAGAAAACTTAGTGGATAATTCCCCAGACTCCAATTGAATCTGATTAAATCTGTCTTTAGTTTCCCCTGTCAAACCCACACCAGATAATTCAAAATCTTTAATAGAAGACTCAACAATCCGCTGTTGCGCTGGCTCTAATTTATCCCACTCTGCACCATCTTTAATTGCTTTAAATGCTTCGTATAAAGGCTTGCTTTGACTTAGCTTGGTATAAAACTTAATTACCTCTGGCTGCATCTTCTCATAAGCTTCGCGCAATTCAGGACTATTTTTGACCCCCATCAAATGTCCTACAATCCCCCAACTCCAGCCTAAACGCTCTTCTAACTCTGTCAGGGGTTCGATTAAACCAGACCAAGTAGGAGTTACATTTGACTCTAGTTTAGTAACTGCTTCGTCTAACTCTTTTAATAGTTGCGTCATGGCTGGAACGACTTGTTCTGCCTTGATTTCGTTAAAGGGAGGTAGTCCTTTGCCAATTAATAATGGATTTTTGGTAATAGTTGCGTCTGTCATGTAAATAAATGTCTGCCGAT
Encoded here:
- a CDS encoding M3 family metallopeptidase; translation: MTDATITKNPLLIGKGLPPFNEIKAEQVVPAMTQLLKELDEAVTKLESNVTPTWSGLIEPLTELEERLGWSWGIVGHLMGVKNSPELREAYEKMQPEVIKFYTKLSQSKPLYEAFKAIKDGAEWDKLEPAQQRIVESSIKDFELSGVGLTGETKDRFNQIQLESGELSTKFSNNVLDATKAFKLKLTDKKDVEGLPPSALGLMAQTAKAEGDEDATAENGPWVVTLDYPSYVPYMKYATNRELREKLYKAFVSRAASGELDNRGNIDRILELRKEKANILGFANFAELSLAKKMATDVDAVQKLQDDLRGASYDAAVKEFEELKAFAGQEDLKHWDVSYWAEKQREAKFDFNEEELRPYFSLPKVLDGLFGLANRIFDVTITAADGEAPVWHEDVRYFKIADENGAIAFFYLDPYSRPAEKRGGAWMNDCVSRAKMTVEGKTETRLPVAYLTCNQTPPVDDKPSLMTFGEVTTLFHEFGHGLQHMLTTIDYVGAAGINNVEWDAVELPSQFMENWCYDRPTLFGMAKHYQTGETLPEAYYQKLVAAKNYMSGSGMLRQLHFGMLDMELHSNYEPGGTETPNDVRDRLAKTTSVLQPIPEDNFLCSFGHIFAGGYAAGYYSYKWAEVLSADAFAAFEEVGLENETAVKTVGKRFKDTVLSLGGSLHPMEVFQSFRGREPQTEPLLRHSGLLDAA
- a CDS encoding bleomycin hydrolase, with translation MLDAFSRAVVSADSKTACIGGDELQSLKNFISEGNKRLDAVNTIASNASCIVSDAVAGMICENQGLIQAGGNCYPNRRMAACLRDGEIVLRYITYALLSGDASVLEDRCLNGLKETYTALGVPLQSTGRAVGIMKAASLAHINNTNTEANGGKRFRRMEMKDGDCSAITSEAASYFDRVISALS
- a CDS encoding bleomycin hydrolase, which encodes MKSVVTTVVTAADAAGRFPTTSDLESVQGSLQRAAARMEAAEKLAGNIDQVAQEAYDAAIKKYSYLNNDGEANSNDTFKSKCLRDVKHYMRLVNYCLVVGGTGPLDEWGIAGQREVYRSLNLPTAPYVEALTFARNRGCAPRDMSSQALVEYNSLLDYVINSLS
- the hisA gene encoding 1-(5-phosphoribosyl)-5-[(5-phosphoribosylamino)methylideneamino]imidazole-4-carboxamide isomerase; translation: MQVIPAIDLLDGKCVRLYQGDYNQASVFNDNPVEVALQWAAEGATRLHVVDLDGAKEGKSVNLSVIEAIAKAIDIPVQVGGGLRDRAGVDRLLKTGVQQAILGTVAVEKPELVTELCQEFPNQIVVGIDARNGMVATRGWLETSEVAATDLAQRMAQQGAAAIIYTDIHRDGTLSGPNMDALRELAQAIEIPVIASGGVSSLTDLLSLLSLEPIGVTGVIVGRAIYTGDVSLKEAVRAVGEGRWQDVPPETNTFIV
- a CDS encoding carbonic anhydrase; the protein is MKKLIRGLDKFRQTYVSSHQELLEQLAHGQKPRVLFIACSDSRVDPNLITNTDMGELFVIRNAGNIIPPYGAANGGEGGTIEYAINALGIEQVVVCGHSNCGAMKGLLKLNKLQKDMPLVYDWLKHAEATRRLVLENYSNYNDEDLMDMLVAENVLIQIDNLKTYPIVRTRLHQGKLKIYAWVYNIETGEVLAYDAKTHTYVPPEGQLLEEEETPARPFSNSRDRESLIPIKKELEALLKANPETPQAAEAATRSLVYLFDKARRLGMNNIELQNYHSLFSESVQLWAEQMYSHV
- a CDS encoding SDR family oxidoreductase; translation: MQLEKKRIVVIGASRGIGAAVTQHFVQKGDYVVSVSRSQPVAGEWIQADISTPEGIKLVADTIGESKLDALLFMGGVWEDGAFTEQYNFMQSSDRETRYVIAVNTIAPIELTKQLTKNLIKSDNPRAIFIGSLSGLDNSASIEVANTASKFGLRGAAQALKLALFDYKIGITVINPGNVATEEVVADIEEGRFSQQVPIPLADIISVVEWILTLSKTVDIGEINMR
- a CDS encoding ComF family protein, coding for MFKQLLSVFLESRCEFCHRTTSNSLCEYCWQKLSSHQLKKSDRLQLNRTQAVFAWGRYDGQLKRAIALMKYQGKPEIGSVLGTLLGQAWLESKPIKLPSKVTVVPIPLHRNKQKVRGFNQAEVMAKSFCQITGYKLNTQALIRIKETEAMFNLQTLAARAKNLQGALQIGAKLPKYPVLLLDDIYTTGTTVKESIKVLQQNKIEVIGVAVAAKAGK
- a CDS encoding HEAT repeat domain-containing protein, with product MTIDALFEKLKHPNPNLRFKAMWEIAEAKDENTIPRLMSILDQEDVSYRRAAVKTLGVIGAEVVPPVVDALLNSDNPTVRSSCAKVLAQITVNHPDVPMPEEGIQGLKQALNDPNPVVNIPAVMTLGEIGSPVFDLLVETLNTTDNIVVQMSIINALGSMGDERGVEVLRHLSQNQSADPYLQESATSALSRLEMVIKYKS